One part of the Candidatus Kouleothrix ribensis genome encodes these proteins:
- a CDS encoding pyruvate, phosphate dikinase, with translation MDALVIPLAHADATLEHVGGKGMSLAKMLAAGLSVPGGFHITTEAYRRFVAENGLQPQIMRELAGLDPADPAALEAAALRIGGAFAAGATPPEIVAAVAEAYAGLRGAAVAVRSSATAEDLPGASFAGQQETYLNIRGADAVLEAVKRCWASLWTARAIAYRLKNQIDQATVALAVVVQELVDASAAGIMFTANPVSGKRDELVINAAWGLGEAIVSGAVTPDTLTLQKAGGRVLHREIAEKAIMTVRTASGTGEVPVPDDRKSKPVLSDAQVAELARLGARIEQFYGMPMDVEWALAGGTLFVVQARPITALPLEWKPSVPDALYTRNSLAEHIPGPVTPLFATLGLEIANRVSYQFMEGITSQQIAAGLIPNQAEYETLNGYLYRRNHIGARVTLQIMWRYIPEFFRLARESVAIWQAARQKLAGTVAEWEQKPVELCAPSQLIEAIRTVFAASISYYNQIQITLPIAATSEVLFSKLYGSTIRRRGDPEASTFMLGLDTVSLQSDKSLFDIAGWLRGTPALAGYIAQMPAGQLEADYGRAAPPAALPADAWAEWRAHIERHLYQFGRTAYEFDFAIPTPQEQPGPVFEAIKAFLSGAAGDPYQRQRDAITKREQATQAVLRRVGWPRRGWFQGLLSWAQRTSPMREDSIFDMGMAHPLIRRMLAELGRRFAAGGAIGQAGDIYWLEKAEVIGLAEALELGIALPDLSGRIPARKAQWQVSLKASPPVILPETSGWARFMHGGAPETRNGKVVLKGVGTSGGLITAPACVLFGPDDFGKLRPGDVLVAVTTTPAWTPLFAQASAVVTDIGGPLSHSSIVAREYGIPAVMAAGSATRAIQSGQIVTVDGTAGTVTIEA, from the coding sequence ATGGATGCGCTGGTTATTCCGCTCGCCCACGCCGACGCCACGCTCGAACACGTTGGCGGCAAAGGCATGTCGCTGGCAAAGATGCTGGCGGCCGGCCTGTCGGTGCCGGGCGGCTTCCACATAACCACCGAGGCCTACCGCCGGTTTGTGGCCGAGAATGGCCTGCAGCCGCAGATCATGCGCGAGCTTGCGGGGCTCGACCCAGCCGACCCGGCCGCGCTCGAGGCTGCCGCGCTCCGGATCGGTGGCGCGTTTGCCGCGGGTGCAACCCCACCCGAGATCGTCGCCGCCGTCGCCGAGGCATACGCCGGGCTGCGCGGCGCCGCAGTGGCGGTGCGCTCGTCGGCCACCGCGGAAGACCTGCCCGGCGCCTCGTTCGCCGGCCAGCAGGAGACCTACCTGAACATTCGCGGCGCCGACGCCGTGCTCGAGGCCGTCAAGCGCTGCTGGGCCTCGCTCTGGACGGCGCGGGCGATTGCGTACCGGCTCAAGAATCAGATCGACCAGGCCACAGTTGCCCTGGCAGTGGTAGTGCAAGAGCTGGTCGACGCCAGCGCGGCCGGGATCATGTTCACCGCCAACCCCGTCAGCGGCAAGCGCGACGAGCTGGTGATCAACGCTGCCTGGGGCCTGGGCGAGGCGATAGTTTCGGGCGCGGTGACCCCCGACACGCTCACGCTGCAGAAGGCCGGCGGGCGAGTACTGCACCGCGAAATTGCTGAAAAGGCGATCATGACGGTACGGACGGCAAGCGGCACCGGCGAGGTGCCTGTGCCCGACGATCGGAAGAGCAAGCCTGTGCTGAGCGACGCGCAGGTGGCCGAGCTGGCCCGGCTAGGCGCGCGGATCGAGCAGTTCTACGGCATGCCGATGGACGTGGAGTGGGCGCTGGCTGGCGGCACACTCTTCGTAGTGCAGGCTCGCCCGATCACCGCGCTGCCGCTCGAGTGGAAGCCGTCGGTGCCGGATGCGCTGTATACGCGCAACAGCCTGGCCGAGCACATCCCCGGCCCGGTCACGCCGCTGTTTGCCACGCTAGGCCTCGAGATCGCCAACCGGGTGAGCTACCAGTTCATGGAAGGCATCACCAGCCAGCAGATTGCGGCGGGCCTGATCCCGAATCAGGCCGAGTACGAGACGCTGAACGGGTACTTGTACCGCCGCAATCACATCGGCGCCAGGGTTACGCTCCAGATCATGTGGCGCTACATTCCCGAGTTCTTCCGCCTGGCGCGCGAGAGTGTGGCGATCTGGCAGGCCGCTCGCCAGAAGCTCGCCGGCACGGTGGCCGAGTGGGAGCAGAAGCCGGTTGAGCTATGTGCGCCCTCGCAGCTGATCGAGGCGATCCGAACCGTGTTCGCGGCCTCGATCAGCTACTACAACCAGATCCAGATCACCCTGCCGATCGCGGCCACCAGCGAGGTGCTCTTCTCCAAGCTGTACGGGAGCACGATCCGTCGCAGGGGCGACCCCGAGGCATCCACGTTCATGCTTGGCCTCGACACTGTCTCGCTGCAGTCCGACAAGTCGCTGTTCGACATTGCGGGCTGGCTGCGCGGCACGCCCGCGCTGGCCGGCTATATCGCGCAGATGCCGGCCGGCCAGCTCGAGGCTGATTACGGGCGCGCGGCGCCCCCGGCGGCGCTGCCGGCCGATGCGTGGGCCGAGTGGCGTGCGCACATCGAGCGCCACCTGTACCAGTTCGGCCGCACCGCCTACGAGTTCGACTTCGCCATCCCCACGCCGCAAGAGCAACCTGGCCCGGTGTTCGAGGCGATCAAAGCCTTTTTGAGCGGAGCGGCCGGCGACCCCTACCAGCGCCAGCGTGACGCGATCACGAAGCGCGAGCAGGCCACCCAGGCGGTGCTGCGCCGGGTTGGCTGGCCGCGCAGGGGCTGGTTCCAGGGGCTATTGAGCTGGGCACAACGCACCAGCCCGATGCGCGAAGACAGCATCTTCGACATGGGCATGGCCCACCCGCTGATCCGGCGCATGCTGGCTGAGCTGGGCCGCCGCTTCGCGGCCGGCGGGGCTATCGGCCAGGCCGGCGACATCTACTGGCTCGAAAAGGCCGAGGTGATCGGGCTGGCCGAGGCGCTTGAGCTAGGCATCGCGCTGCCCGACCTGTCCGGGCGCATCCCGGCGCGCAAAGCGCAGTGGCAGGTGTCGCTTAAGGCCAGCCCGCCAGTGATACTGCCGGAAACATCGGGCTGGGCGCGCTTTATGCACGGTGGGGCGCCCGAAACCAGGAACGGCAAGGTGGTGCTGAAAGGCGTAGGCACCAGCGGCGGCCTGATCACCGCCCCGGCCTGCGTGCTATTCGGCCCCGACGATTTTGGCAAGCTCAGGCCCGGCGACGTGCTGGTGGCCGTCACGACCACGCCGGCCTGGACGCCGCTGTTTGCGCAGGCCTCGGCGGTAGTCACCGACATTGGCGGGCCGCTCAGCCACAGTAGCATCGTCGCACGCGAGTACGGTATCCCGGCGGTAATGGCGGCCGGATCAGCCACCCGCGCGATCCAGAGCGGGCAGATCGTGACGGTGGATGGCACGGCCGGGACGGTGACGATCGAGGCGTAG
- the fabZ gene encoding 3-hydroxyacyl-ACP dehydratase FabZ, protein MLNAQEIMAIIPHRYPFLLIDRILEVEPGVRAVGEKLVSIGEPFFQGHFPDFPIMPGVLIVEALAQTASVAALILPENSGKIGLFAGIDKVRFKRPVRPGDTLQLEVQFEKIRMGIGKGKGVATVEGQLACEAELLFALANRQ, encoded by the coding sequence ATGCTCAACGCGCAGGAGATCATGGCAATCATCCCGCACCGCTACCCGTTTCTGCTGATCGACCGCATCCTCGAGGTCGAGCCGGGCGTGCGCGCGGTTGGCGAAAAGCTGGTATCGATCGGCGAGCCATTCTTCCAGGGTCACTTCCCCGACTTCCCGATCATGCCGGGGGTGCTGATCGTCGAGGCACTGGCGCAAACCGCCTCGGTCGCCGCGCTGATCCTGCCCGAGAACAGTGGCAAGATCGGCCTGTTCGCCGGCATCGACAAAGTACGCTTCAAGCGGCCAGTGCGCCCCGGCGACACGCTGCAGCTCGAGGTGCAGTTCGAGAAGATCCGCATGGGCATCGGCAAAGGCAAGGGTGTTGCCACCGTCGAGGGCCAGCTGGCCTGCGAGGCCGAGCTGCTGTTCGCGCTGGCAAACCGGCAGTAG
- a CDS encoding site-specific integrase, which produces MGRKSQHNLPPGIQLDQRGVYWATLEGDEAKLWRERYPGRALPRRKAADLKAALKLQRDLITDLKSNRDPNADNPKVADWVKTCIERKRKLAPSTTARYKQSLTWQIEPHRLGRLRLRQVQRSHVEEWVEGLIVQKHQRDTERTLDPYSIRNAFALLRMTFNMAIADSLIVVNPCKGVELPRPNDDEIHPLTPAQVNTLYALLESYTLDKASGARHPHRLFALYHLAIRCGLRQGELFGLRWKDVDLSRRELRVAGQIRGSQRARGKTKHAHRALPLSAESVCVLTKHKQNQAEEKAISAEGWNAGDLVFCSEIGAPLSPKSIGDQFDALLRKAELPDIRFYDMRHTYAAVSIAAGVDIYTLSRRMGHSSIAVTADRYGHLYQGHSQDVDALDRLLQRSA; this is translated from the coding sequence ATGGGCCGCAAGAGCCAGCACAATCTACCGCCCGGCATTCAGCTTGATCAGCGCGGGGTGTATTGGGCCACGCTGGAAGGCGACGAGGCCAAGCTCTGGCGCGAGCGCTACCCCGGCCGCGCGCTGCCGCGCCGCAAGGCTGCCGATCTGAAGGCAGCCTTAAAGCTCCAGCGCGATCTGATCACCGATCTCAAGTCGAACCGCGATCCGAACGCCGACAATCCCAAAGTCGCCGACTGGGTGAAGACCTGTATCGAGCGCAAGCGCAAGCTGGCGCCCTCGACCACGGCGCGCTATAAGCAATCGCTCACCTGGCAGATCGAGCCGCACCGGCTGGGCCGGCTGCGGCTGCGCCAGGTGCAGCGCTCGCACGTCGAAGAGTGGGTCGAGGGGCTGATCGTGCAGAAGCACCAGCGCGATACCGAGCGCACCCTCGACCCCTACAGCATCCGCAACGCCTTTGCGCTGCTGCGGATGACCTTCAACATGGCAATTGCTGATAGCTTGATTGTCGTCAACCCCTGCAAGGGTGTGGAGCTGCCGCGCCCTAATGACGATGAGATTCACCCGCTGACGCCGGCACAGGTGAATACGCTCTATGCACTGCTGGAGTCGTACACGCTCGATAAGGCTAGCGGCGCGCGCCATCCGCACCGGCTCTTTGCACTCTACCACCTGGCGATCCGCTGCGGGTTGCGTCAGGGCGAGCTCTTTGGCTTGCGCTGGAAGGACGTTGACCTGAGCAGGCGCGAGCTGCGGGTTGCCGGCCAGATCCGAGGGAGCCAGCGCGCGCGCGGCAAAACTAAGCACGCCCACCGCGCGCTACCGCTCTCGGCCGAGTCGGTGTGCGTGCTGACCAAACACAAGCAGAATCAGGCTGAGGAAAAGGCGATTAGCGCTGAGGGCTGGAACGCCGGCGATCTCGTGTTCTGTAGCGAGATCGGTGCGCCGCTCAGCCCCAAGTCGATCGGCGACCAGTTCGATGCGCTGCTGCGCAAGGCCGAGCTACCCGATATTCGCTTTTACGATATGCGCCACACCTACGCCGCGGTATCAATCGCGGCGGGCGTAGACATCTACACCCTCTCGCGCCGGATGGGCCATAGCTCGATCGCCGTCACCGCCGATCGGTATGGGCATCTCTACCAGGGCCATAGCCAGGACGTTGACGCACTCGATCGCCTGCTCCAAAGGAGCGCCTAA
- a CDS encoding helix-turn-helix domain-containing protein: MLPPQRVADSDQVAPLQYKIEDAARLLAVSRATILRLIARGELASVGQGKLKRVPYDSIVAYQNRHRNEVA; the protein is encoded by the coding sequence ATGCTCCCGCCGCAGCGCGTGGCCGACAGCGACCAGGTGGCGCCGCTCCAGTACAAGATCGAAGATGCCGCCCGGCTGCTGGCGGTGTCGCGCGCAACCATCTTGCGCCTCATCGCGCGTGGCGAGCTGGCCAGCGTGGGGCAAGGCAAGCTGAAGCGCGTGCCCTACGACTCGATCGTGGCCTACCAGAACCGCCATCGCAACGAGGTAGCGTGA
- a CDS encoding DUF3303 family protein has translation MLFLTYWELNENVPAGDQNQAAQKLMATGLFPPKNVNILRWDVTPDNWGILLGEAESAADINQALAMWRAACPGFFKTTKTGPAMPVQESIPLIANLLKTLAGE, from the coding sequence ATGTTGTTTCTCACGTATTGGGAGCTGAATGAGAACGTGCCAGCTGGTGACCAGAACCAGGCCGCCCAAAAGTTGATGGCGACAGGGTTGTTCCCACCCAAGAACGTCAACATTCTCCGCTGGGATGTCACACCAGATAATTGGGGCATCTTGCTTGGTGAGGCAGAAAGCGCCGCTGATATCAATCAGGCGCTCGCGATGTGGCGCGCAGCCTGCCCTGGCTTTTTCAAAACGACCAAGACCGGGCCGGCGATGCCAGTGCAAGAGAGCATCCCGTTGATAGCCAATCTCCTGAAAACCCTGGCTGGTGAGTAG
- a CDS encoding type I restriction enzyme HsdR N-terminal domain-containing protein encodes MGVRGIHQERETTPRRSGKPIILFECKHHAADLSKVHASQLYRYFSVTEARFAVLTNGLVYWFYTDLEAANKIDARPFFEFNLLDVRDQDVEELKKFSKSAFDLTNILTTGGIRGSFGVGALRCFLLMPLFPSAGAAEAGATPSLRSAHRYTRAHTANR; translated from the coding sequence ATCGGGGTGAGGGGTATTCACCAGGAGCGGGAAACGACGCCACGGCGGAGCGGAAAGCCGATTATTCTTTTTGAGTGCAAGCACCACGCTGCTGATTTGAGTAAAGTGCATGCTTCGCAGCTCTATCGCTATTTCAGTGTGACCGAGGCGCGCTTTGCGGTGCTCACCAATGGGCTGGTGTATTGGTTCTATACTGATTTGGAAGCCGCAAACAAGATCGATGCCCGCCCATTTTTCGAGTTCAACCTGCTTGATGTACGTGACCAGGATGTTGAAGAGCTGAAGAAGTTTTCGAAGTCGGCTTTTGACCTCACCAATATTCTGACCACAGGTGGAATCCGTGGTTCTTTCGGTGTTGGCGCGCTCCGTTGTTTCTTGCTCATGCCATTGTTCCCTTCCGCCGGCGCTGCCGAGGCCGGCGCCACGCCATCTCTGCGATCTGCGCATCGGTATACCCGCGCTCATACAGCGAATCGATAA
- a CDS encoding tetratricopeptide repeat protein: MTLTESPMVPTATSAPTAAALVARGLWRERNHDLIGGMQDYNAAIQLDPNNADAYYFRGDLLAKQGDLHAAQADFDHAHQLDADPAKAAYHRARMNYDQRQAQAVLADYTAAIEHNPQFAQAYYSRAVLYHDLGDVQAALADYTQAIQIDPSLAEAYSNRASIRSELGTPQLALDDFATALRLQPTYLDAYYGRGHAYYLLGDYDQALQDYNEALRLDPNYAPGYCGRGEVQVVQGAYQGAVDDTTRGLHLDPTFYCAYYTRGDAYYHLEQYAAALHDFDTYVTIYLYNPSGYIYRGSTRYALGDYQGAVDDATTALTLNPNSGNAYNNRGVARDALGETQAAIADWQRAAELYQQQGDQEGYAHALDLIKQRQGQ, from the coding sequence GTGACCCTGACCGAATCGCCGATGGTGCCGACGGCAACGAGCGCACCGACCGCTGCCGCGTTGGTCGCGCGCGGCCTCTGGCGCGAGCGTAACCACGATCTGATCGGCGGCATGCAGGATTACAATGCAGCGATTCAGCTTGACCCGAACAACGCCGACGCGTATTACTTTCGCGGCGATCTGCTGGCTAAGCAGGGCGATCTGCATGCGGCCCAGGCGGACTTTGATCACGCCCACCAGCTCGACGCCGACCCCGCCAAAGCCGCCTATCATCGCGCCCGCATGAATTACGATCAGCGGCAGGCGCAGGCCGTACTGGCCGACTATACCGCCGCGATCGAGCATAACCCACAGTTTGCGCAGGCGTACTACTCGCGCGCGGTGCTGTATCACGATCTGGGAGACGTGCAAGCTGCGCTCGCTGATTACACCCAGGCAATCCAGATCGACCCGAGCCTGGCCGAGGCCTATAGCAACCGCGCCAGCATTCGCAGCGAGCTGGGCACACCACAGCTGGCCCTGGACGATTTCGCGACCGCCTTACGCCTCCAGCCGACCTACCTGGATGCATATTATGGCCGGGGGCACGCCTATTATCTGCTGGGCGACTACGACCAGGCGCTCCAGGACTACAATGAGGCCCTGCGCCTTGACCCCAACTATGCACCAGGCTACTGCGGGCGCGGCGAGGTGCAGGTTGTGCAGGGCGCGTATCAGGGCGCCGTTGACGATACCACGCGGGGCCTGCACCTTGACCCCACGTTCTACTGCGCTTACTACACGCGCGGCGATGCGTATTATCACTTGGAGCAGTATGCGGCAGCGCTGCACGATTTCGATACCTACGTCACGATCTACCTCTACAACCCGAGCGGCTATATCTACCGTGGGAGCACGCGCTATGCGCTGGGCGACTATCAGGGCGCAGTCGATGATGCCACGACGGCGCTGACTCTCAACCCAAACTCCGGCAACGCCTACAACAATCGTGGCGTGGCGCGTGATGCGCTGGGCGAGACCCAGGCTGCTATTGCCGATTGGCAGCGCGCGGCGGAATTGTATCAGCAGCAGGGTGACCAGGAGGGCTATGCGCATGCGCTGGATCTGATCAAACAGCGGCAGGGCCAGTAA
- a CDS encoding 3-keto-5-aminohexanoate cleavage protein: MQLTTGGSPLLSVEERLNTVLLGPEMCSLNMGLLNFSFVASGSFSAIIAKISSASRARCSAVGYGRSSSCIPWPCSRRPNT; encoded by the coding sequence GTGCAGCTCACCACCGGCGGCAGCCCGCTGCTGAGCGTGGAAGAGCGCCTGAACACTGTGCTGCTTGGCCCCGAGATGTGCTCGCTGAACATGGGCTTGCTTAACTTCTCATTCGTGGCCAGCGGGTCTTTTTCAGCAATCATCGCGAAGATATCGAGCGCTTCGCGCGCGAGATGCAGCGCCGTAGGGTACGGCCGGAGCTCGAGCTGTATACCATGGCCATGCTCGAGGAGGCCGAACACCTGA
- a CDS encoding 3-keto-5-aminohexanoate cleavage protein, whose amino-acid sequence MRIRESKVIITCALTGGIHGKEATPHLPEQPDEIVAQGVAAWQAGAAILHVYARNPDGSNTMSQAIYHELHRRLCEKTDAPLCSSPPAAARC is encoded by the coding sequence ATGCGTATTCGTGAAAGCAAGGTTATCATCACGTGCGCGCTGACTGGCGGCATCCACGGCAAAGAGGCGACCCCACACCTGCCCGAGCAGCCCGATGAGATCGTGGCGCAGGGGGTCGCAGCGTGGCAGGCAGGTGCTGCGATATTGCATGTGTACGCCCGCAACCCCGACGGCTCGAACACCATGAGTCAGGCGATCTACCATGAGCTGCACCGGCGCCTCTGCGAAAAGACCGATGCCCCGTTGTGCAGCTCACCACCGGCGGCAGCCCGCTGCTGA
- a CDS encoding SDR family oxidoreductase gives MILDRFRLDGQVAVVTGAGRGIGRAIALALAEAGADVVVASRTQAELDTLVAEVQACGRRGLAVVADMAVRTQAERLIAATIECFGQLDVLVNNAGIFQTWAPPEQVSEAEWDRVFDIDLKSAFLTSQLAGRHMLERRHGSIINIASIAGVIALPLTVSYTACKAGMMAMTQAMAIDWAQQQVRVNAIAPGFIATPANAGLRADPDARQAVEARTPLGRFGDAEEVASAAVFLASSAASYVTGTTLLVDGGWTAQ, from the coding sequence ATGATTCTTGATCGTTTTCGCCTTGACGGCCAGGTGGCTGTGGTGACCGGTGCCGGGCGCGGAATCGGCCGCGCGATTGCGCTCGCGCTCGCAGAGGCTGGCGCCGATGTAGTTGTGGCGAGCCGAACTCAGGCCGAGCTTGATACGCTGGTGGCCGAGGTGCAGGCTTGCGGTCGGCGTGGACTGGCGGTGGTGGCCGACATGGCCGTGCGCACGCAGGCCGAGCGGCTGATCGCAGCCACGATCGAATGCTTTGGGCAGCTTGATGTGCTCGTGAACAACGCCGGGATCTTCCAGACCTGGGCACCGCCAGAACAGGTAAGCGAGGCTGAGTGGGACCGGGTATTCGACATTGATCTCAAGAGCGCGTTTCTGACAAGCCAGCTCGCCGGCCGACATATGCTCGAGCGCAGACATGGCTCGATTATCAATATCGCCTCGATCGCCGGCGTAATCGCGCTGCCGCTGACGGTTTCGTACACCGCGTGCAAGGCTGGTATGATGGCGATGACACAGGCCATGGCGATCGACTGGGCTCAGCAGCAGGTGCGGGTCAATGCGATCGCGCCAGGATTTATCGCCACTCCGGCTAATGCAGGACTGCGCGCCGACCCAGACGCGCGCCAGGCGGTTGAAGCCAGAACGCCGCTCGGGCGCTTTGGTGATGCAGAAGAGGTCGCGAGCGCAGCTGTGTTTCTGGCATCAAGCGCGGCAAGCTATGTCACTGGCACAACACTGCTGGTTGACGGCGGCTGGACAGCACAGTGA